Proteins found in one Allorhizobium pseudoryzae genomic segment:
- a CDS encoding error-prone DNA polymerase, which produces MTTPPRFFEIGARTNFSFLEGASHPEEMVQAAAALARQGELAGIGIADRNTVAGVVRAHAQLRDMPEDVGLKFQPGARLIFADQTPDILAFPCNRIGWGKLCRLLSAGNLRGDKGQCTLFIDDLLEWGDDMMLAVLPRRHLLDDAAAGGAFAALLPRFKARFGNRIYLGLSADYDGRDSVAFASFALWANKARLPLIATNEPLYHHPDRRPLSDLVTAIRTHVTVEEAGFRFAANAERFLKPASRMAGIFRRYPEAIANTVPFFERLEFSLRELRHNYPEERILGETPPETLERLAYEGAGWRYPDGIPDRVREQIRTELDLIREKQYAPYFLTVRNIMEFARSQNILCQGRGSAANSTVCYCLRITDVDPMTSSLLFARFLSTERDEPPDIDVDFEHERREEVIQFIYRAYGREHAGLAAAVTSYRTRSSGREVAKAFGLSEDVQSALSSTVWGWSTDGLSEREAQNAGLDTQDPTTRRVLDYAKQLMDFPRHLTQHVGGFVITRDRLDEVVPIMPTAMPGRSMIEWNKDDLDVLGILKVDILALGMLTCLAKAFRLLATHYGQQGTLASIIADQKEAVYDMICRADTIGVFQIESRAQMSMLPRLRPRVFYDLVIEVAIVRPGPIQGDMVHPYLKRREENRLGHPIPYPSDELREVLKRTLGVPLFQEQAMQIAIVAAEFSPSEADQLRRAMATFRRTGTIHHFREKMVGNMIRRGYDPDFARRCFSQIEGFGEYGFPESHAASFALLVYVSCWFKAFYPDVFLAAILNAQPMGFYAPAQLVRDAREHGIEVLPVDVNFSDWDAALEEGTGFQPRGMADQHRSMHGVIRSRKSVRLGLRLVKGLSEDDIRQKLVAARGSGYHSIRDLWLRSGLHRSVIEKLAEADAFRSIGLDRRRALWEVRALDAKQASESLPLFERVGQDDLQTEPTMILPEMPPGEQVIEDYRSLTLSLKAHPVSFLRPALHERGFVTTASLRTAQKNRRIDVAGLVLIRQRPGTAKVIFMTLEDETGVTNAIVRPQIFARYRSIVMAARLVRIRGLLQRESDVIHVIADHIEDLTPMLGLLEEERQRFGLCERADEVVRASMDPRERPSRRRTALPGETPAEALSGTGRPESVQVLPKGRNFH; this is translated from the coding sequence ATGACCACGCCACCCCGCTTTTTCGAGATCGGCGCGCGCACCAATTTTTCCTTTCTGGAAGGGGCCTCGCATCCGGAAGAAATGGTGCAGGCCGCAGCAGCCTTAGCACGACAGGGCGAACTGGCCGGCATCGGCATTGCCGATCGCAATACCGTGGCCGGCGTGGTGCGCGCCCATGCGCAACTGCGGGACATGCCGGAGGATGTGGGACTGAAGTTTCAGCCCGGTGCCCGACTGATCTTTGCGGACCAGACCCCGGATATCCTCGCCTTTCCCTGCAACCGGATCGGCTGGGGAAAGCTCTGCCGCCTGCTGAGTGCCGGAAACCTGCGCGGCGACAAGGGCCAGTGTACGCTGTTCATCGACGATCTCCTCGAATGGGGCGACGACATGATGCTGGCCGTGCTGCCTCGCCGCCACCTTCTGGACGACGCCGCAGCGGGAGGTGCCTTTGCCGCTCTCCTTCCCCGTTTCAAGGCCCGGTTCGGCAATCGGATCTATCTTGGCCTTTCCGCCGACTATGACGGACGCGATTCCGTCGCCTTTGCGAGTTTCGCCCTCTGGGCAAACAAGGCCCGCCTGCCGCTGATTGCCACCAATGAACCGCTGTATCACCACCCGGACCGGCGACCGCTTTCCGATCTGGTGACTGCCATTCGCACACATGTGACCGTGGAGGAGGCCGGTTTCCGGTTTGCCGCCAATGCCGAACGTTTCCTGAAGCCCGCTTCCCGTATGGCAGGCATCTTCCGCCGGTATCCGGAGGCCATTGCCAATACGGTGCCGTTCTTCGAGCGGCTCGAATTTTCCCTGCGCGAACTTCGCCACAACTATCCGGAGGAAAGGATTTTGGGCGAGACACCGCCTGAAACACTGGAGCGGCTGGCCTATGAGGGCGCTGGCTGGCGCTATCCGGACGGCATTCCTGACAGGGTTCGGGAGCAGATCCGCACGGAGCTCGATCTCATCCGCGAGAAGCAGTACGCGCCGTATTTCCTGACCGTGCGCAACATCATGGAATTTGCCCGCTCGCAAAATATTCTGTGCCAGGGCCGCGGCTCGGCCGCCAATTCCACCGTCTGCTACTGTCTGCGCATCACCGATGTCGATCCGATGACATCCTCGCTGTTGTTTGCCCGGTTTTTATCGACGGAACGCGACGAACCACCGGATATCGACGTGGATTTCGAGCATGAACGGCGCGAGGAGGTGATCCAGTTCATCTATCGCGCCTACGGACGGGAGCATGCGGGCCTGGCCGCCGCCGTCACCAGCTACCGGACACGCTCCTCCGGCCGGGAGGTCGCCAAGGCCTTCGGCCTGTCGGAAGATGTCCAGTCGGCTTTGTCGAGCACCGTCTGGGGATGGTCGACGGACGGACTTTCCGAACGGGAAGCCCAGAATGCCGGGCTCGACACGCAGGATCCCACCACCCGGCGCGTTCTCGATTATGCCAAGCAGCTGATGGATTTTCCCCGCCACCTCACCCAGCATGTCGGCGGCTTCGTGATCACCCGTGACCGGCTGGACGAGGTGGTGCCGATCATGCCGACGGCCATGCCGGGTCGCTCCATGATCGAATGGAACAAGGATGATCTCGATGTCCTCGGCATCCTGAAGGTGGATATCCTGGCACTCGGCATGCTCACCTGTCTTGCCAAGGCCTTCCGGCTGCTGGCCACTCATTACGGGCAGCAGGGGACACTTGCCTCCATCATCGCCGACCAGAAGGAGGCGGTCTATGACATGATCTGCCGGGCCGACACGATCGGCGTGTTTCAGATCGAAAGCCGGGCGCAGATGAGCATGCTACCGCGCCTGCGCCCCCGCGTATTCTACGATCTGGTCATCGAGGTGGCGATCGTCCGGCCAGGACCGATACAGGGGGATATGGTACATCCCTACCTGAAGCGGCGGGAAGAGAATCGGCTTGGCCACCCCATACCCTATCCGAGCGACGAACTGCGTGAGGTTCTGAAGCGCACCCTCGGCGTTCCCCTCTTCCAGGAACAGGCGATGCAGATTGCTATCGTCGCGGCGGAATTTTCGCCGAGCGAAGCCGACCAGTTGCGCCGGGCCATGGCAACCTTCCGGCGAACCGGCACCATCCACCACTTCCGGGAGAAGATGGTCGGCAACATGATCCGCCGCGGCTATGATCCGGACTTCGCCAGACGCTGCTTCAGCCAGATTGAGGGATTTGGCGAGTATGGTTTTCCGGAAAGCCACGCGGCCTCTTTTGCGCTGCTCGTCTATGTCTCCTGCTGGTTCAAGGCTTTCTACCCGGACGTCTTTCTCGCTGCCATTCTGAACGCCCAGCCGATGGGGTTTTATGCCCCGGCCCAGCTTGTGCGCGATGCCCGCGAACATGGCATCGAGGTCCTGCCGGTGGACGTCAACTTTTCCGATTGGGACGCGGCCTTGGAGGAGGGGACGGGATTTCAACCGCGCGGGATGGCCGATCAGCACCGTTCGATGCACGGCGTCATCCGGTCGCGAAAATCCGTTCGCCTCGGTTTGCGCCTGGTCAAAGGTCTATCGGAAGACGATATCCGTCAGAAACTGGTGGCGGCCCGCGGGAGCGGATACCATTCGATCCGCGATCTCTGGCTTCGGTCGGGCCTTCATCGTTCGGTGATCGAGAAGCTGGCGGAAGCGGATGCCTTCCGCTCCATCGGGCTTGATCGGCGGCGGGCACTCTGGGAGGTCAGGGCGCTGGATGCGAAACAGGCAAGCGAAAGCCTGCCGCTTTTCGAACGGGTCGGCCAGGATGATCTGCAGACGGAACCGACAATGATATTGCCCGAAATGCCGCCGGGCGAACAGGTGATCGAGGATTATCGCAGCCTCACTCTGTCGTTGAAGGCACATCCGGTCTCTTTCCTGCGCCCGGCACTTCACGAGCGGGGGTTCGTCACGACGGCGTCTCTTCGAACTGCGCAGAAGAACCGGCGGATCGACGTGGCCGGACTGGTGCTGATCCGCCAGCGCCCCGGCACGGCCAAGGTGATCTTCATGACGCTGGAGGACGAGACCGGCGTGACCAATGCCATCGTGCGCCCCCAGATCTTTGCCAGATACCGATCGATTGTCATGGCCGCCCGGCTGGTGCGCATCCGGGGTCTCCTGCAGCGGGAAAGCGACGTCATCCACGTGATTGCCGATCACATCGAGGATCTGACGCCCATGCTGGGTCTGCTTGAGGAGGAGAGGCAACGTTTCGGTCTGTGTGAGCGCGCAGACGAGGTTGTCAGAGCAAGCATGGATCCGCGGGAACGCCCGAGCCGGCGGAGGACTGCGCTCCCGGGTGAAACGCCGGCAGAAGCCCTATCCGGCACCGGCCGGCCCGAAAGCGTGCAGGTTCTGCCCAAGGGTCGCAATTTCCACTGA
- a CDS encoding (2Fe-2S)-binding protein has protein sequence MSMLVCSCNYITDHEIRDVINGMLDDDCWQLIVPAKVYHAMEKRGRCCGCFPNVVDLIIRTTEEYHARRHSTEAELVDYMSRLRQFHEENRRADIERRQKSHRAA, from the coding sequence ATAAGCATGCTTGTCTGTAGTTGCAATTACATCACCGACCACGAGATCAGAGATGTCATTAACGGCATGCTCGACGACGACTGTTGGCAGTTGATCGTTCCGGCGAAGGTCTATCATGCCATGGAAAAGCGCGGTCGCTGCTGCGGCTGCTTTCCGAACGTGGTCGATCTGATCATCCGCACGACAGAAGAATATCATGCTCGCCGCCACTCGACGGAAGCCGAGCTTGTCGATTATATGTCGCGCCTGAGACAATTCCACGAGGAAAACAGGAGAGCGGACATTGAAAGGCGACAAAAGAGTCATCGAGCGGCTTAA
- the bfr gene encoding bacterioferritin, giving the protein MKGDKRVIERLNEALFLELGAVNQYWLHYRLLEDWGYTKLAKKERAESIEEMQHADKIIARIIFLEGHPNLQTLAPLRIGQNVREVLEADLAGEYDARTSYKASRDICHEAGDYVSMKLFEQLLIDEEGHIDFLETQIELLTKLGEERYGLLNADPANEAE; this is encoded by the coding sequence TTGAAAGGCGACAAAAGAGTCATCGAGCGGCTTAACGAAGCCCTTTTTCTCGAACTCGGCGCAGTAAACCAGTATTGGCTACATTACCGTCTTCTTGAGGATTGGGGTTACACCAAGCTCGCCAAGAAGGAACGTGCTGAATCCATCGAAGAGATGCAGCACGCTGACAAGATCATCGCGCGCATCATTTTCCTCGAAGGTCATCCGAACCTGCAGACGCTGGCACCGCTTCGCATCGGCCAGAACGTTCGGGAGGTTCTGGAAGCGGATCTCGCCGGCGAATACGACGCCCGCACCTCCTACAAGGCCTCGCGTGACATCTGTCACGAAGCCGGCGACTACGTCTCGATGAAGCTGTTCGAACAGCTCCTGATCGATGAAGAAGGCCATATCGACTTCCTCGAAACGCAGATCGAGCTTCTGACCAAACTCGGCGAGGAGCGTTACGGCCTCCTGAATGCCGACCCGGCCAACGAAGCCGAATAA
- a CDS encoding quinone oxidoreductase family protein: MPYQMQFSTLGAPDVLERREVHVPAPGPGEVLIRQDVVGLNFVDVYHRTGVYPLALPAAPGVEGAGVIEALGPDVTGLTVGQRVAYAGVVGAYADQRILPAWRAIPLPDDLSAEMAGSSLLRGMTSYMLLQKLYPVSAGMQLLVHTGAGGLGSVVTRWAKLLGAEVIATVSSDEKAELARAHGADHVIVGRGVDPVRSVEELTDGKGVHLAIDGIGGAMLAKSIACVRPFGMTASVGQVGGVAPPVPLSALRSNALARPSVMAFSTDREAYRPAVEAVFAVMRRGILDRPSRRYALGEAAAAHADIEAGRLVGSALLVP, from the coding sequence ATGCCCTACCAGATGCAGTTTTCAACGCTTGGCGCGCCCGATGTCTTGGAAAGACGGGAGGTCCATGTGCCGGCGCCCGGACCGGGCGAGGTGCTGATCCGCCAGGATGTGGTCGGCCTCAACTTCGTCGATGTTTATCATCGAACGGGTGTCTATCCCCTCGCCCTTCCTGCCGCCCCCGGCGTCGAGGGCGCCGGCGTGATCGAGGCTCTCGGGCCGGATGTCACTGGCCTTACGGTCGGTCAGCGGGTCGCCTATGCCGGCGTGGTGGGCGCCTATGCCGATCAGCGCATTCTGCCGGCCTGGCGTGCGATCCCGCTGCCCGACGATCTTTCGGCGGAGATGGCGGGTTCCAGCCTGTTGCGGGGCATGACGTCCTACATGCTTCTGCAGAAACTCTATCCGGTGTCGGCTGGCATGCAGTTGCTGGTCCATACCGGTGCCGGTGGTCTGGGGTCCGTTGTCACGCGCTGGGCAAAGCTGCTGGGTGCAGAGGTGATCGCGACGGTTAGTTCGGACGAAAAGGCCGAGCTTGCTCGCGCCCATGGCGCCGATCACGTCATCGTCGGCCGCGGCGTCGATCCGGTGCGCAGCGTCGAGGAACTGACCGATGGCAAGGGCGTGCATCTTGCTATCGATGGCATCGGCGGGGCCATGCTGGCAAAATCGATCGCCTGTGTCCGGCCGTTCGGCATGACGGCGTCCGTGGGGCAGGTGGGCGGTGTGGCGCCGCCCGTTCCGCTGTCGGCGCTGCGATCGAATGCGCTGGCGCGCCCGAGCGTGATGGCGTTTTCGACGGATCGCGAGGCCTATCGGCCGGCGGTGGAGGCGGTGTTTGCAGTCATGCGGCGCGGTATTCTGGACCGCCCGTCAAGGCGGTATGCCCTCGGTGAGGCCGCGGCCGCCCATGCGGATATCGAGGCCGGGCGTCTTGTCGGGTCCGCGTTACTGGTGCCGTGA
- a CDS encoding LysR family transcriptional regulator, whose amino-acid sequence MNWDDLRHLASFAEEGSLLGAARRLSVEHATVARRIESLEAALNLKLVDRRGRRLSLTAEGERIAAIARRMSGEADGIPRIVDTSLSSVHGEVTISVPPAFGAAVVAPHVARLTAEHPQLTIRLMGEARQASLNRREADIAIRLSRPVEGDLMIVKLMEISFRAYASPDYLANHPRDRWQFIGSDGETGRSPQQAELQRLAGDQRFSAWTGEVLMQLALAKNGGGIAMLPDFLKPEDNRLVPAFPEHPPLMREAWLVVHNDLRRSPAVRAVIDHLKKTLQPRPQGTPPT is encoded by the coding sequence ATGAACTGGGATGATCTTCGCCATCTGGCAAGCTTTGCCGAAGAGGGCAGTCTGCTGGGCGCCGCCCGGCGGCTGAGTGTGGAACATGCCACGGTCGCCCGCCGGATCGAGTCGCTCGAAGCGGCTTTGAACCTGAAGCTGGTGGATCGCCGTGGCCGACGGCTCAGCCTGACGGCGGAGGGAGAGCGGATCGCGGCGATCGCCCGGCGCATGAGCGGCGAGGCGGACGGCATTCCGCGGATCGTCGACACCTCGCTCAGCAGTGTCCATGGCGAGGTGACAATCTCCGTTCCGCCGGCCTTCGGCGCCGCCGTGGTGGCGCCTCATGTGGCAAGACTGACGGCAGAGCATCCGCAGCTGACGATCCGTCTGATGGGAGAGGCTCGCCAGGCCTCCCTCAATCGGCGCGAGGCCGACATCGCGATCCGCCTCAGCCGCCCGGTGGAGGGCGACCTGATGATCGTCAAGCTGATGGAGATATCCTTCCGCGCCTATGCCAGCCCCGATTACCTGGCAAACCACCCGCGTGACCGCTGGCAGTTCATCGGCTCGGACGGGGAAACCGGACGTTCGCCACAACAGGCGGAGCTTCAGCGGCTGGCGGGGGATCAGCGGTTCAGTGCTTGGACCGGCGAGGTGCTGATGCAGCTTGCCCTGGCCAAGAATGGCGGAGGAATCGCCATGCTGCCGGATTTCCTGAAGCCGGAGGACAACAGGCTGGTCCCGGCCTTTCCGGAGCACCCGCCGCTGATGCGGGAGGCCTGGCTGGTGGTTCACAACGATCTGCGTCGCTCACCTGCGGTGCGCGCGGTCATCGACCATCTGAAGAAAACCCTACAGCCGCGGCCACAGGGCACGCCGCCGACCTGA
- a CDS encoding RNA pyrophosphohydrolase, which yields MVLNRDGLVWVGRRLSEGNSESDGSPQLWQMPQGGIDKGEDPRDAAYRELFEETGMKTVSLMAEAKDWINYDLPEHLIGIGLKGKYRGQTQRWFAFRFEGDESEINIENPPSGQHQEFDAWAWKPMQELPSLIVPFKRAAYEQVVAEFAHLAGTKV from the coding sequence ATGGTGCTGAACCGCGACGGACTGGTCTGGGTCGGCCGGCGCTTGTCCGAAGGCAATTCCGAATCGGATGGTTCACCGCAGCTCTGGCAGATGCCGCAGGGCGGGATCGACAAAGGCGAGGACCCGCGGGACGCGGCCTACCGCGAACTCTTCGAGGAGACCGGCATGAAGACCGTCTCGCTGATGGCCGAGGCGAAGGACTGGATCAACTACGATCTGCCGGAGCACCTGATCGGCATCGGCCTCAAGGGAAAATATCGCGGCCAGACGCAGCGTTGGTTCGCCTTCCGTTTCGAAGGTGACGAGAGCGAGATCAACATCGAAAACCCGCCCAGCGGGCAGCATCAGGAGTTCGACGCCTGGGCCTGGAAGCCGATGCAGGAGCTGCCTTCACTCATCGTCCCCTTCAAGCGCGCGGCCTATGAACAGGTGGTTGCCGAGTTTGCCCACCTTGCCGGGACGAAGGTCTGA
- a CDS encoding divergent polysaccharide deacetylase family protein, producing MGTDLRAPLAPVKRNKGRPPRRPSSGVLLALLCGGAILGLSFYIIRAGQVEQASTTEVTLAVPPVPAQEPQPAAPNATADPSSSVSRSGAQAGANVEHMQMSDGSVVTKFSPKQRESDGPLIIDAQRVGQDPRLAATPNEALLEDSPYGRLPVRGPDGLRPMDQYARPWSGARGTRIAIVIGGLGLSQTGTQRAIQRLPDSVTLAFAASGNSLQRWMQEARRKGHELLVQVPMEPFDYPANNPGPLTLKVDAPQAENLKKLHEALGRITNYTGIVSYLGGRYMANADSLEPVMRDVADRGLLFLDDGSSAQSLTGKIGKAIGAPIGFGDLTVDSQLDRTQILKKLDDLERIAQRKGTAIGMGSAFDETVDAVADWIEEAERRGIEIVGVASLVSQPAEQ from the coding sequence TTGGGGACTGATCTTCGCGCGCCTCTCGCACCGGTGAAACGCAACAAGGGGCGGCCCCCGCGGCGCCCCTCGTCCGGTGTTCTGTTGGCGCTTCTTTGTGGCGGCGCCATCTTAGGGCTGTCATTCTACATCATCCGCGCTGGCCAGGTGGAGCAGGCCTCCACCACGGAGGTGACACTGGCGGTGCCGCCGGTGCCGGCACAGGAGCCGCAACCGGCCGCGCCCAATGCGACCGCCGACCCCTCGTCCTCTGTCTCCCGCTCCGGTGCCCAGGCCGGGGCCAATGTCGAGCACATGCAGATGAGCGACGGCTCTGTCGTCACCAAGTTTTCCCCCAAGCAAAGAGAGAGCGACGGCCCGCTGATCATCGATGCGCAGCGGGTTGGCCAGGATCCTCGGCTGGCTGCCACGCCGAACGAGGCGCTGCTGGAGGATTCCCCCTATGGCCGGCTTCCGGTGCGTGGGCCGGATGGCCTTCGCCCAATGGACCAATATGCCCGGCCCTGGTCCGGCGCGCGGGGAACGCGCATTGCTATCGTCATCGGCGGCCTCGGCCTCAGCCAGACGGGGACGCAACGGGCGATCCAGCGACTGCCGGACAGCGTGACGCTTGCCTTTGCGGCAAGCGGCAACAGCCTGCAGCGCTGGATGCAGGAGGCGCGCCGCAAAGGCCACGAACTGCTCGTGCAGGTTCCGATGGAGCCTTTCGATTACCCGGCAAACAATCCCGGCCCGCTGACCTTGAAGGTGGATGCGCCGCAAGCGGAAAACCTCAAGAAGCTGCATGAGGCGCTGGGACGGATCACCAATTATACTGGCATCGTCAGCTATCTCGGCGGACGTTACATGGCGAATGCGGATTCGTTGGAACCCGTGATGCGCGATGTTGCCGATCGCGGGCTTCTGTTCCTGGATGACGGCTCGTCGGCCCAATCGCTGACGGGTAAGATCGGCAAGGCGATCGGCGCCCCGATCGGGTTTGGTGATCTCACCGTGGACAGCCAGCTGGACCGCACGCAAATCCTGAAGAAGCTCGATGACCTGGAGCGTATCGCCCAGCGCAAGGGAACGGCGATCGGTATGGGTTCGGCCTTCGATGAAACCGTGGATGCGGTGGCAGACTGGATCGAGGAGGCGGAGCGTCGGGGCATCGAAATCGTCGGCGTCGCGAGCCTCGTCTCCCAACCGGCCGAACAATGA
- a CDS encoding S41 family peptidase, with amino-acid sequence MIRRASLVIVGALLGATAMSVVYSAGVPAQAAGSSTYRELSIFGDVFERVRAQYVTPPDEQKLVENAINGMLSSLDPHSSYMNAKDAADMRTQTKGEFGGLGIEVTMENELVKVITPIDDTPAARAGVLAGDFISEIDGKPVRGLKLEDAVEKMRGAVNTPIKLTILRKGADKPIDITVVRDIIAVRAVKSRVEQGDVGYLRVISFTEKTYDDLEKAIKKIKADVPADKLKGYVLDLRLNPGGLLDQAINVSDAFLERGEVVSTRGRNPEETRRFNAGPGDLTDGKPVIVLVNGGSASASEIVAGALQDLKRATVVGTRSFGKGSVQTIIPLGEAGALRLTTALYYTPSGKSIQGTGISPDIKVEQPLPAELQGKVRSEGESSLPGHIQGQSETEEGSGSSAYVPPEAKDDVQLNYALDLLNGRKSDPSFPPQPEKAAANTKP; translated from the coding sequence ATGATTCGTAGGGCTTCTCTTGTCATCGTTGGGGCGCTGCTCGGGGCAACCGCCATGAGCGTCGTCTACTCGGCGGGCGTGCCTGCCCAGGCGGCCGGTTCATCGACCTATCGTGAACTGTCGATCTTCGGTGACGTTTTCGAGCGCGTGCGCGCGCAGTACGTGACGCCGCCGGATGAGCAGAAGCTGGTCGAAAACGCCATCAACGGCATGCTCTCCTCGCTTGATCCGCATTCCAGCTACATGAATGCCAAGGATGCCGCCGACATGCGCACCCAGACGAAGGGGGAGTTCGGGGGGCTCGGCATCGAAGTGACGATGGAAAACGAGCTGGTGAAGGTCATCACCCCGATCGATGACACGCCGGCCGCCCGCGCGGGCGTTCTCGCCGGCGACTTCATCTCGGAAATCGACGGCAAGCCGGTGCGCGGCCTGAAGCTTGAGGACGCGGTCGAAAAGATGCGTGGCGCGGTCAACACGCCGATCAAGCTCACCATCCTGCGCAAGGGCGCCGACAAGCCGATCGATATCACTGTCGTGCGTGACATCATTGCCGTTCGCGCCGTGAAGTCGCGCGTCGAGCAGGGCGATGTCGGTTACCTGCGTGTCATTTCCTTCACGGAAAAGACCTATGACGACCTCGAAAAGGCGATCAAGAAGATCAAGGCCGACGTTCCGGCCGACAAGCTGAAGGGCTATGTGCTGGATCTGCGCCTCAACCCGGGCGGTCTGCTCGACCAGGCGATCAATGTATCGGACGCCTTCCTGGAACGTGGCGAGGTGGTCTCCACCCGTGGCCGCAACCCGGAAGAAACCCGCCGCTTCAATGCCGGCCCGGGCGACCTGACGGATGGCAAGCCGGTGATCGTGCTCGTCAACGGCGGCTCGGCTTCGGCCTCGGAAATCGTGGCCGGTGCGCTGCAGGATCTGAAGCGGGCGACCGTCGTCGGAACCCGTTCCTTCGGCAAGGGCTCGGTGCAGACCATCATCCCGCTTGGCGAAGCGGGCGCTCTGCGCCTGACGACCGCGCTCTACTACACGCCGTCCGGCAAATCGATCCAGGGCACCGGCATTTCGCCGGACATCAAGGTCGAGCAGCCGCTGCCGGCAGAGCTGCAGGGCAAGGTCCGTTCGGAAGGCGAATCGAGCCTGCCGGGTCACATCCAGGGCCAGAGCGAGACGGAAGAAGGTTCGGGCTCCAGCGCCTATGTGCCGCCGGAAGCCAAGGACGACGTGCAGCTGAATTATGCACTCGACCTGCTGAACGGCCGCAAGAGCGATCCGTCCTTCCCGCCGCAGCCGGAAAAGGCTGCTGCGAACACCAAGCCGTAA
- a CDS encoding murein hydrolase activator EnvC family protein translates to MRKTSRHKVDWRPWLTAVLMSTVPFGTPSAQVTGTLPPASETVQTPAADPATDPVEALQRKRDETRTELEQLSKTLSLSSDKAKSIEQSIAQLDKSSASLRQALIDSAARRKALEEQIQTSEKKLAQLKLKEDGIRKSLHDRRGVLAEVLAALQRMGRNPPPALLVSPEDALASVRSAILLGAVVPGMRSEADRLMADLKSLGETQRDLVAEREKASAAMTASLEEDRRMDLLLAENDRQNAASTAELQAERKRSEQLASRSTNLENLIQSLESEIASVRDAMQRAREEEERRQQLTAEEREKARELAESGVPDKNRIAPAYAFSSLKGKLGLPAAGDLLRAWGDPDGTGHPARGVTLATGPDAVVTAPADGLVVFAGAFRSYGQMVILNVGDGYHVVLTGMDKVNVRQGKFVFSGEPIAAMGEKRVASATALALETDRPTLYIEFRKDGTPVDSKPWWTSKETGRARNDS, encoded by the coding sequence ATGCGCAAAACGAGCAGGCACAAGGTTGACTGGCGGCCATGGCTGACGGCTGTGCTGATGAGCACGGTGCCCTTTGGCACGCCGAGCGCCCAGGTGACCGGGACCCTTCCCCCGGCCTCGGAGACCGTGCAGACGCCAGCGGCCGATCCCGCAACCGATCCGGTCGAAGCGCTGCAGAGAAAACGCGACGAGACGCGCACCGAACTTGAGCAGCTGTCAAAGACCTTAAGCCTTTCCAGCGATAAGGCCAAATCAATCGAGCAGTCGATCGCTCAGCTCGACAAGAGCAGCGCCAGCCTTCGCCAGGCGCTGATCGACTCGGCTGCCCGCCGCAAGGCGCTGGAAGAGCAGATCCAGACGAGCGAGAAGAAGCTTGCCCAGTTGAAGCTGAAGGAAGACGGGATCCGCAAATCCCTGCACGACCGGCGCGGTGTTCTTGCCGAAGTGCTGGCGGCGTTGCAGCGCATGGGGCGCAACCCGCCGCCGGCCCTGCTCGTTTCGCCGGAGGATGCGCTGGCCTCGGTGCGCAGTGCGATCCTGCTCGGTGCCGTCGTTCCCGGCATGCGCAGCGAGGCCGACCGGCTGATGGCGGACCTCAAATCGCTGGGAGAGACGCAACGAGACCTCGTGGCCGAGCGGGAAAAGGCATCCGCTGCCATGACCGCAAGCCTGGAGGAAGACCGCCGAATGGATCTTCTCCTGGCGGAAAACGACCGGCAGAACGCCGCGAGCACGGCAGAACTCCAGGCGGAGCGTAAGCGATCCGAACAGCTGGCAAGCCGCTCCACCAATCTCGAAAATCTGATCCAGTCACTGGAAAGTGAGATTGCCTCCGTGCGCGATGCGATGCAACGTGCAAGGGAGGAAGAGGAACGCCGGCAACAGCTTACCGCGGAGGAACGGGAAAAGGCCCGCGAGCTTGCCGAAAGCGGAGTGCCCGACAAAAACCGTATTGCGCCCGCATATGCGTTTTCCAGTCTGAAGGGAAAACTGGGCCTGCCGGCTGCAGGCGATCTGCTGCGGGCCTGGGGTGATCCCGACGGAACCGGGCATCCGGCGCGCGGTGTCACGCTTGCGACAGGCCCGGACGCGGTGGTGACGGCGCCGGCGGATGGTTTGGTGGTTTTTGCCGGGGCTTTCCGCAGCTACGGCCAGATGGTGATCCTCAATGTCGGTGACGGCTACCATGTCGTTCTGACGGGCATGGATAAAGTGAATGTCCGGCAGGGAAAGTTCGTCTTTTCAGGCGAACCGATTGCTGCCATGGGTGAGAAAAGAGTGGCGAGCGCGACGGCCTTGGCGCTGGAAACGGATCGCCCGACGCTTTACATTGAATTCAGAAAGGACGGGACCCCGGTCGATTCGAAACCGTGGTGGACGTCAAAAGAAACTGGAAGGGCACGAAATGATTCGTAG